The Streptomyces rimosus genomic interval CCTGGCCCTGCTGCGCTGCGACGGCCACGGCGCCGCCGAGGGCCGCCTGGTGGCCGCCGTGAACTTCATGCCCGTACGCGGCCAGCGCGGACACCGCCAATGGCGCGACCTCGGATGGTTCCGCTTCCCAGACCTGCGCGTCATCGCTGACCACGACAGCCAGACATCCAAATTCGGAAGTGACCCCTGCCAGGCCGCTTCATGACGGTGCGGTGCCGACGTTACAGGCTCTCAGCATCCTCCGACCGATACCACTGATCACGATGCTGGAGAGAGCGTCGCGCGGCCGCCTACCTTCGGTGAAAGATGCATCGGGCTGTTTGTGGGCGGGTCACCGGATAGGGAAGTGATACCCGAACAGAAGGTCAAGGTAGGCGAATGCTGTGGAGTGATCATTCTTCTGGTAGGCATCGAGCGCCTTTCTGGCGCGGGTCGCCGCCGTACTGAGCTTGGACAGTGCGTCTCGGCGGGTTGCCTCGCTGGAGCAGGCGGTAAACCGTCCCGCCTTGTTCTTCGGATCGTTCATGGCAGCGAGCTGGTGGCCGCTGAGCTTCTCCAAGAACAGGCACATATCCCAAACCGGAATAAAGTTTGATATGCCCGCCACGTACTGGGCGGCGCGCATCTCCAGGTAAAAGGAGGAGATCGGTACGTTGTTGTAGTACTTCCATGCCTTGGCCAGCCGGGCGAGCCTTTTGGCGCCGCCGGCGACAGCAGGGATCTGGTTGACCTCGTTCACGTAGCCCAGGTGTGCGGTAGGCGCGGAGTCCAACCATCCCCCGGCGGCTCCGGGGATGTCGTAGACCGGCGTGTCACCGCCCCGGAGGGTGACGAACCCGGGAAGCACCTCCCAGGTCTCTGCCCCGCCGTTGAACCTGACTTGGACTGTGGGGCGCCGGACCACGACCTCGGTAGACGGGAAGCTTGCCTGGAGCGTGGACTTCACCCAGCCCAGGGCGGTGTCCGAACTGTTGGGGCGGCTGGCTTTGATGCTGACCAGAAGGTCCACGTCGCAGTGCCCCCGGACACCAGTGCCATGGGTGAACGATCCCGTCTCCCGGAACAGGAAGACTCCGAATGGTGAGGCTTCCAGCGAAGCCTCCACACTGCGCCGATGGCGCGCCTTCGCGTCACGCTCGCCGGCCGTAGGTACCAACTGCTGCAAGAAGGAGTCGAACCCCTGGTGCACGGAAAGTGCCATGTTTGCCCCTTTACTGTATTTCGGACTGGTCTGGTGATGCGTCGACGGCGTAGGTCTGCCCGCCGCCTTCGATGTTCTTTCGGCCGCGCAGGTAGGCGCGCCGGCCAGGTGGCTCGGCGGTCTTGTTCTGCTCATCGCGCCGGGCGGTGAGCTCGGCCAGGACCGTCCGCGCTTCGTCCACCGACGAGTAAGGAAGATCGATCTCGCGGGCCTGGCGGGCGGCGGTCTGGATCTCCAGATAGGCGTTAGCCGCTGCCGCGGCCTGGTTCATCCGGTGCGAGGCGTTGGTGGTCGTCAAGATGGCTC includes:
- a CDS encoding SMODS domain-containing nucleotidyltransferase, with protein sequence MALSVHQGFDSFLQQLVPTAGERDAKARHRRSVEASLEASPFGVFLFRETGSFTHGTGVRGHCDVDLLVSIKASRPNSSDTALGWVKSTLQASFPSTEVVVRRPTVQVRFNGGAETWEVLPGFVTLRGGDTPVYDIPGAAGGWLDSAPTAHLGYVNEVNQIPAVAGGAKRLARLAKAWKYYNNVPISSFYLEMRAAQYVAGISNFIPVWDMCLFLEKLSGHQLAAMNDPKNKAGRFTACSSEATRRDALSKLSTAATRARKALDAYQKNDHSTAFAYLDLLFGYHFPIR
- a CDS encoding SLATT domain-containing protein, which encodes MPEISHQSTDAERRMAIASELERLEESAKFSSQSQFEQSKRWRAINLLLGVPASGLAAVAGATALVTTTGRVVAGLVALASAVLGAILTTTNASHRMNQAAAAANAYLEIQTAARQAREIDLPYSSVDEARTVLAELTARRDEQNKTAEPPGRRAYLRGRKNIEGGGQTYAVDASPDQSEIQ